CTGATCCAGCCATGCCTGCTGCTGTCAACTCCCCGGTTAAGCAGAGAGTCGGTCGCCTGGGTAATGATGCTGTCTTCTTTGATATAAAAAGGTTTTAAGGAGCTGTGTACCCGTGTATTTGGGTCGTAGATCTCTTTGTTAAGCTGTTGGTAAAAATGGAACGAATAGGACAGATAGCCTGCCTGGGCGGATGCTCGTTGAACGGCTGCTGCTATCAGGATGATTGCAATAGTGCTTATTATATAATATCTTTTCATTTGTTCGGGGGTATTAGAAGTCCTGGTAGAGGTTTCTGAATGATGTACGAAGTCCAAAGGTGAACAGGGTGGTATTATTTTTCTCCATGCGGTTTTTCTCGTTGCGGGTTATTAAGCCTGCTTCAAGACGAAGATTATAAGCCGGATTTAAAAGGAAGGCAACACGCGTATCTGTATAGTACAGATCTGTTCCGAGACCCTGGCCGATATAATTTCCGTTGTCGCGCGCTGGTTGGGTATAGGGCTTAAACAGGTCTCTTCCATAATTCAGGCCGTCAATGTCTTTGCCGTATCGTGAATAAAGTAACTGCGTGCTGATCTCGAAACGTTTAATTGAATAGTTTAACATTCCAATGGTTTCCCTGAAGTTAGCCCCATAAGGGTGCCCGAGAGGTTCGTTATAGTGAGCGTAATTAACCACTGCGATTCGCTCGCTGAAGGTATAGGGCCGGGCGGTATTGAACTCAAGCAGGTAGTTGAGACGCGGCACTTTCAGCAGGTCGGCCCCTCTGACGCCTAATTGTACTCCCCATTTATTCCTCGAGCTACCATCGCCCGAAAAGAATTCTTTCGCCTGGAACTCATCGAGTGCAAATTGACCGTATACAGCCATTTTATCAAACAGCTCGTATTTGGCCGTGAAACCCATAACGGCATTGTCGGGTGATCCGCCGTCGGATTCTACGGGACGTAAAAAGATAATCGGGCTGGCATATCCGGGATCGAATCCTCTTTTGTTGCCTAAGCTATCATGCGTTGCCCATACCACCGCATCAAAGAAGCCGACAGAGAGGCGTTTGGTTACATTCCAGTCGAGATAGTGAAATATCGCTCCTTTTCTTCGGTCTGCCTTTTCAAACTTAGGTGCGGATGGATCCTGCAGCGAGCTCCACATGGCCATGTAGCGCACGGCGCCCAATGTTCCGGTAAGTTTAAGAAAAGGATAAGGCGAGCCAAAGTCGCTCAGCAGCAGCGAGCGGTAACCGTCGCCGATGAAGTTTTTATCGTATCCTGCCTGGATATTAATGTATTTAATGGGGGTATAAGATACCTGCCCGGTAAAGTAATTCCAGTCGGCTTCATCTGTTAGTGTGCTGTCGGGGCGATTGATCTTATGCCGCTGGCCGGGCAATACTTTGTGTTCCTGGATGTACCGGCTGTAATAGCTTGGGAGCTTCGCTTTATTGAAAAATCCGCTGGTATGGAAGGATAATTTATTGCTGATGGTTCCGCCTATCTGGTAGCCAAAGGAGCGAAGCCATGTACTCTTGTCATTTTCGCCATCTCTTCCAAGAGTAATATCGGGTAGGAAGTCGGCATACAAGGTATAATTTTCTTTTTTTACTTCGGCCTGGTGGTTATTGAAGAACCTGCGGCTTAGAATACCGCTGCCTTCTGAATACCCGGCGGTTATCGAGTCGGCCTTAAGAAGCAGACTGTCGCCAATAAAGAATGGTTTCAGTGAGCTATGTGTTTTGGTATTTATATTATACATATCCCTGTTTAGCTTTTGATAAAAGGAATATGAATAGGGCTGTGAAGCCATCTGTGCGGAAGCGCTGAAGAGCGTTCCGCAAATAAGGACGGCGGCGAGGCTGATTTTCTTCATTCTGTAAAAATAAATTTAAAGGAAAAAAGTTTTATCAAGTAACAAGTAGCTGGTATCAAGTATCAAGAGCCGCCAAGAGTGAGTAATTGAAAGCCGGGAGAAAGATAGTAAAGATTCGCTATACAGAAAAAAAATAATGCGAGTTTAAACTTCGTCATAAGGTCAGCGTATTAACGATCAAAGACATTAATGACGGATGGTGATGAAGATAAAGCCTTTTTTCGTTTTTTTGATAATTTCATTGATATTACAAGCTGTTAAAGTTAATTCCCAAACTGTAAGTCCTTTTAAATTACGTTACCAGACGGAGCAAAAGGGCGGCATTGTGTATGTTTCCAATACTATTCTTAGTTGTGAAAATTGTGATGCAGTAAATGAGTTACCTCCTAATGGAAAAAGTGATAATAATAATTTTATTATGCATTATATTGACATTGATGCATCAACTGAAACATTCAGCAGCAGCTCGGCAGATCTGATCCTTCCTGACTGTTCCTCTATAACTTTCGCAGGGCTTTATTGGGGAGGAGCTATTAGCTCTACAAATAGTAGATTTAAAGATAAAAATAAAATTAAGTTAAAGAAGCCAGGAGCTACGGCGTATATTGATTTAACTGCAGATAAAACGTGGGGGGGACAGTCTTTTAAAGATATCACTAGTATCGTAAAGTTGAGTCAACCGTCAAACGGTACTTTTACAGTTGCAAATGTTGTGGCAGATGAAGGGGTTGTTAACGTATATGCCGGATGGACGATAGTAATTGCTTATAAGCACGACCTTATGCCTCTACGAAACTTATCTGTTTTTGAAGGGCTCGTAGGTATCAATTTCCTAAGCAACGTAGAGTTTAGTATTTCAGGTTTTTTTTCTCCTCCCAACGGTCCTGTTAACTTTGATTTTGGGTTTGTTGCTTATGATGGAGATCGGAGTTATAGTGGAGACTACTTAGAAATTAACAATCAAAAAGTTTTTGATTCGGCACATAATTCAGATAACCTATTCAATAGTTCTATTACAAATAACGGGGAAGTCGTTCAAAGTAGAAATCCCGCTTATAATAATACGCTCGGTTATGAATCTAGCATTATTCACTTGAATAATGCGGATTTTAGGTATTTGAAAAATGGTGCCAGATCTGCTCTGATAAATTTGGACACCGATATTGAATCATATTTGATAGGCGTCCTTACGGCCTCAATAGACATCTACAATCCCAACATTCAATTATCTCACCAATACCGCAACATCAGCAAATATGGTATTTCAGTACAAGCCGGAGAAACTGTTGAACTGCAGTATGACTTGAAGAACACAGGTAATGACGGAAGTACGAACACTGTTTTTATCGATACCATTCCTTCTCTCTTTGCATACGTAAAGGGATCTATAGAAGTTCAAGACATTAATGGCAACTGGAAAGCCCTGAGTGACCAGAGCGTTGATGATGCAGGAGAGTATATGGAGGCTGGAAGGCGGGTGCTGGTTAGACTGGGAGAGGGAGCGAATGCTTCAAGAGGTGGGGCTGTACCGGCAGATGGCCAGTTGAAAGTGCGCTATAAAATGCAGCTAATTGATGATGCTGAATTGTTGGGTTGTGCTCCCGCGCCTGTTTCTAAATATGGCTGGCTGCAATACTCGGGAAACGTAAATCCGGACAAGAGCTGGAAAGTAGCTTCGGATAAGGCTTTTTCTCAATATGATTGTTCTGGCGTTCGCAGTCCCCTGGTGCTGGCGCTGGAACCGCCATTGCCTCCCGGGGATTTAAATCTCACCTTTTATTGCCCGGTTTCTGTTGCTGATCTGGCTTTACCTAAAGGATACTCTCTATACAAAGAGGATAACACCACAGCAAGCAGAGGTATGCCTATGCCGGTTGCGAAAATATCTGAGTCGGGTACGTATAAGGCTTACCGCAGGCTGGCTGCGGGCTGTGAGTTCAGCTATACTATCCGGGTAAATATGGCGTCTATTGGTATTGCTGCACAACCTGCTCCACGGAAGATTGTGGAGGGGAAAAGCGCTGAATTTTCTGTGGAAACAAGCGGGCCTGATGTGAAGTACCAGTGGCAGGAGGATTCCGGTTATGATTCGTGGACCGACATACCGGGCGCCACCGACCGGATTTTAACGCTGCGGAGCGTTTCGCTGAGCAAGAACCGGTCGCGTTACCGGGCGCTGATCTCTAATCCTTGCGGGCAGAAGCTGGTATCGTATGCCGTTCTTCTGAATGTGGTGGAGAGCGAGGAGGGTACGCTGTTTGTGCCGAATGCATTTAGGCCTAACAGTGCGGTGGAGGAACTTACCCACTTTATAGTGAAAGGACGGAAACTTTCGCGCTGGCAGATGAGGGTTTATAATAAGTGGGACCAGCTGATCTGGGAAACTACTAAGCTGAACCCTGACGGCAGTCCTGCGGAAGGCTGGGATGGTAAGATTGGTGGTCAGGATGCGGCGCAGGGTATCTATCTCTGGGCAATCTCTGCCGTCTTCTGCGATGGCTCTGAATGGCAGGGCATGAGTTTTAACCAGTCGGCACCGCGGAAAACGGGGATCGTTTATTTGATACGCTAGGTTTTAAGTGATGAATTATGGGTTATGAATTATGAGTTATGAAATGCCATAGCCATGTTTTCCTGTTCCCGGCGTGATAATTTATATTTGGCAGCAATGGCCGGCCATTTGGATACTGCGTTTTTAATGTTGTTAAAAATAGCGCTGGCTTCCTGTGGCTTTAGCCGGAAATGTTTTGCGACCGACAGGGCTAATTCCGGGTCAAGAGAATTGTCGTTTTCTGAAATATTTAAAGTCAAACCGTTGCCTTGTGGGTTGGCATTCATATCGTAGGCTGGTGAAAGTTCCCAGCCGTCTTCCCGCAATAAAAATCCATGGTTGCGCAAGTGATCATCGGTATTTTTTACCATGATATTGAAAACGATCCTTGCCCACAGCTCCTTTAGGTTATTGTTAACCTGACGCCCGTTTTGAATGATAAAAGCTGCGATGTCCAAATAGCTTGCCCCTGTGTGAAAATCAGTGCCGTCTTGCTGGCCAAGCAGGGTCATCGCTGATGCAAAGTGTATTCTGGTGGTTTGCTGGACGCGATCGAATCGCCTTGTCAGAAAGGTATGATGCCTTCCGGAAAATTGCTGAAGCCGTGCAGGTGCGACTGTGATACCCGAGTTCACCGCCAGTTCATAAACAACCATTTCCCATGCTCCAATATTGTGTTCATCATTGATACTTGGGAACTTGGCTATCCACAAATTTCCTTCCGGATCGTTCACACTGGCTTTAGGCCTGGCTCCGCCTAGAGAAGAACCGGGAGCCATCAGCATGTTTAGCCAACGTAGTTCTTCAGTTGAAGTCATCTCTTCGTTTTCAAGGCGTAAACTGGCATATTCGAGGTCACGCAGGTTAACCCAGGGCGGTGCAGCGAGCTCGGTAGCGTGACTCAAATATTCTCCGTCTTCGCTGGTTTTGAATCGAAGCCCGCCCATTCGGGTTCCGTCAAACACGCCCAATAGGAAGTCTGACTCATTCAGGATACGCGGTTTTCGTTCTTCCTGACGCGAAATGATCGCCTCCCGTCTTTTCATTAGGACCCTTCCCCAACGATCAGGCGATGAATCAAGGAACATGCCAAAATTCGGCTTACCATCGGCCAGATATTGCGGGCCTGAATATAATTGTAAGTCGGGATCGAGAATCTGGGCTTGTGGCCACTGAAGCCAATGCTCGCTATATTCAAAGGAAAATATTTCTCTTCCTCTTACAACCTCTGCACTCAATGTGCCAACCTGTATGGTTCGTGGTAATCCAGCCCAATCTGCATAAACGAAAATTTTCGACGCCATAGTTTTATTTTTTAGGAGCTCTTTCCTTTACAAGTAAGCCTGCGTCCTGTAGTTTTCTGCCGAGTTCATCGTCGGCGCCCAGCTTCAGAAAATCACTCTCAAGGCCGAGGACGAATAATACCTGGAAATAGGCTCCCATGGCGACTGTTGGTGTGCCTTTCTCAATTTGCCACAGGGTGGATCTGCTGATGCCTGCCCTTTCAGATACTTGTTCAGTACTCAGTTTTCGGCGCAAACGGGCCAGTTTGATGTTTTCTCCAAAATTGTTAAGTACTTTCTGCGCCTTTGGTAATAATACAAGATGCTGCTTCATAATGTCGTATATGTTGTACAAATATAAGATTATTGTTTATTTTATAAAACGTTATGAGTTGTGAGTATGGATTATAAGTTATGAATTATGGGTTATGTGTTGTGCGTTGGTGTTTTAGACGTATTTTTGCGATAGAATGGAATTAATTACTACACCTCTTGAGGGTTGTTATATTATAAAGCCTGCTGTATTTCCTGATCCGCGCGGGTACTTTTTCGAGAGTTTTAATGAACAGCGGTTTAATGAGAAAACGGGCCTGAATATTCACTTTGTGCAGGATAACCAGTCGATGTCGTCGTATGGTGTTTTGCGGGGTCTTCATTTCCAAAAGGGTGAGCATGCGCAGGCGAAGCTCGTAAGGGTATTGAAGGGTGAGGTATTGGATGTTGCTGTCGATCTTCGCCGTGGCTCGGCTACTTACGGTCAGCACTATAGTGTTGTATTAAGCGAGGAGAATAAACTGCAGTTTTTTATTCCGCGTGGTTTTGCTCACGGCTTTGTGGTGCTCTCTGAGCAGGCGGAGTTTTTTTATAAATGCGACAATTACTATAACAAGGCGTCGGAAGGCGGTTTACACTACGCCGATCCTGCGTTGAATATCGACTGGCAGGTTCCTGCCGAGCAATTGCTGGTGTCGGATAAAGACCTTGTGCTGCCGGGTTTAGATTTGTTGTAATATAAAATTACCATCTATCCCCAGTTTCTCATGAAGGGATTTAAGGAAGGGAACATCGGGTTCGCGTTTGCCGCTTAATATTTGTGATAGTTTTGGTGCACTTATACCCAGCATAGATGCCAGCCCTTTTTGAGTGACTCCAAGTTCTTCTTTTTTCGCCTGTACGACAGAGCTAATGGTTAAGCGCATTGGCATAACCTTCAATACTTCGTCCTCAAACTTCTCTGCCAATAAGCCAAGCCGCTCCAGTTCATCGGCTTCTTTCTTGCTCAATGAATGGAACCCTCCTCCATCGGTAGCCTTTTGAATGAAGTTTTCTATCAAAGACATCACCTGATTATACTGCTTTTCGTTCCTGATCCTGTCTATCATTAGTTTTTCCTTTTATACACGTGAACAATCCGCGATCTTGTCATACTCGGCATGCGTACCGACGAAACGTATGTAGACGGTCCGCTTATCGAAAAAAATCATAGCAACTAACCTAAAATCATTGCCCTTGATATTAAATACATAGCGATCATTACCTACAGCGTCCACACTTCCAAATGTGTTTTTGACATCAGAGAAATTACGCCAGTCCGATTGTTTTACAATATGAAACCAACTATTCAAGGCTGATTTCGATGTAATATGCTTCTCTGCGAAATTATTAATGATCGTTTTGGCGATGATAACCATCAGTACAAAGATAAGCAAAATTTCAAATTTTGAAATTTATTTAGATATATGAAAGCGGGGCAAGGATAAGGTGTTGCCTGAATTAGAAGCATTGGTTTGAAAAAGTCATACTATTTTATAGCCATATGTTAAAAATAGTATGACTTTTTTCGATCAGAGTTCTAAGCGAAATCTTCGCCAAAGGTTGATTTGACGTCGGCTACAACCTGTTTTACTTCCTGCTCGCTGTTGCGGGGGACGATCATCAGTGTGTTGTTAGACTCTGCAATAATATAATCTTTCAGTCCTTTTACTACGATTTTTTTGCCTGCCGGGAGGTTGATCATGCAGCCGCTGCTGTTATAGAGTATAGCGCTGCCGGAGGGAACCACTACGTTTTCATGCTCGTCTTTTTGGGCAAGAGTATAGAGGGATGCCCAGGTGCCGAGATCTGACCAGCCGAACTCTACCGGAAGTACATACACGTTATCGGCCTGCTCCATGATGCCATAATCGATGGAGATGTTCTGGCACTGTCCGTAGTTTTGGGTTAGAAATTCGGCTTCTTCGGGGGTGTTATATATTTCTTTTGCATCCTCAAACAAGGAATTCATTTCGGGAAGATGCTGATCAAATGCTTTTAGCACTTCAGCGGCGCTCCAAATGAAGATCCCCGCATTCCACAGGTACTCTCCGCTTCCCAGAAATGCTTCGGCGCGTTCTTTATCGGGCTTCTCTGTAAACTGCTGCACTTTACGGAATCCGTTTCCCAGCAGATGGTCGCTGAAGCGAATGTATCCATAGCCTGTATCTGGCCGGGATGGCTGAATGCCCAGTGTAATGAGGCAGTTGTTCTCGCTCGCCGTTTGCAGTGCGTTGCTTACGTCTTTTGTAAACTGTGAGGTATTGAGTATGAGATGGTCGGATGGTGCCACTACTATCGCTGCTTCGGGATCGAGAGCGGCAATCTTGTGGCAGGCATAGGCGATGCAGGGCGCGGTGTTGCGCATTACCGGCTCGCACAGTACCTGGTGGTACTGAATTCCTTTTAGTTGTTCTTTTACCAGCTCCCTGTATTTCTCGTTAGTGAGAATGTAGATATTTTCTTCGGGTACGATGTCTTTAAAACGCTGATAAGTAGCCTGGATGAGGCTCGTGCCGGTACCGGCAATGTCGATAAATTGTTTGGGATAAGAAGTGCGGCTTACGGGCCAGAAACGGCTGCCTACTCCTCCGGCCATAATAACTGCGTAGTAATTGTTCATTGGGTTGTGAGTTGTATGTGGTGAGTTGCGAGTGTTAATAAAGCGATAAAGATAGTGATATTGGTAATGAAAATGAGGTACTAGTGTTATTTTTTTATTAAATAATCGTAAGGTATGAACATTTATCATAAAATATTGTTTAATTTTACAAAAATCTAAAACTATGAGTACCATTACAGGATTTAACGCAGGTGGAAATACCTATAACTCCATGGCTGATAACAGCCCCCTGCATATGTGCCCGAAGTGTCAGGGTTATACCGATAAGAGGATTGCAAATTCGAAGTTGGTGAACAAGATGTTTTTCTGGATGTCGCTTCGTAAGTACCAGTGCCAGCATTGCGACCACAGGTTCTACATCCTGGCCCGTTAAGGTTAATAAATCGTTTCTTATTTATTAATTTATCTCATTATTTTTTACCTTTCCACACTTTTTTACGTAGTGCTTGGAAAGACAGATTTTTAAGGGCTTAAGAGGCCTTGGCCAGAATATTTACATTTCGCTGCTGCTTAAGCTGCTTTTGGTTGCGGCGCTTTATACAGTTTGCCGCATAGCTTATTACCTGTTTAATACTTCATTGTTCCCGGCAATTGATGCCGGGGCGTTCCTGCTGATCCTGGCAGGGGGGCTGAAGTTTGACATCAGCGCCATACTTTATACCAATTCGCTGTATATCGCCAGCCAGATCATTCCTTTTAAATTCAGACATCATCCCCTCTATCAGAAGATTACTGCGGGGATCTTTTATGTGGTGAACGGACTGGCCCTGGTGGCTAATATTGCCGACATTGCTTATTATCCCTTCACCCTGAAACGTACTACCTTCACCGTGTTTTCGCAGTTTTCGGGCGAGCAGAACCGGCTGAGGCTCTTATCCCGGTTTTTGTTCGACTACTGGTATCTGCTGCTGCTGCTGGTTGTGTTGGTAATGGCCATGGTATGGCTCTATAAACGAATCGGGAAGCATAAGGTTACTTTCAGGAATCCGGTTGCTTATTACCTGAGCTCTTTGCTGATGATTCCGGTAGTGGCTGGTTTGTTTATCGCTGGTGCAAGGGGTGGCTTCAGGCATAGCACACGCCCTATTACGCTGAGTAACGCCGGCGAATATGTTGAGAACCCGGCCGAGCAGAACATTGTGTTGAATACTCCTTTCGCCCTGCTGCGGACGATAAAGACGAAGTCGTTAAAGAAAGAGCAGTTTTTTTCGCAGCAGCAGCTGGATTCGTTGTATAATCCGCTTAAGGCTCCGGATAGTAGTGCGGCGCCTTTTATTAAAAAGAATGTAGTGGTGATCCTGCTGGAGAGTTTCAGCCGTGAATATCTCGGCGGCTTTAACCGTGACCTTGAAGGGGGGAAATACAAGGGATATACTCCTTTTCTGGATTCGCTGATGGAGCGCAGCCTGGTGTTTACCAACGCCTATGCGAATGGCCGTAAATCGATCGAGGGCCTTCCTTCGGTGCTGGCCAGTATCCCCGGAATACAGGAGCCTTTTGTGCTTTCTGACTATTCGTATAACCGGATTAACAGCTTCGGTAACCTGCTGTCGGCAGAGGGCTATCATACATCGTTTTTTCACGGCGCCCCCAATGGCTCCATGGGCTTCAGCTCTTTTGTGAAGATGGCCGGGATCAAAAATTATTACGGCATGACGGAGTATGATAACGATGACGACTTTGATGGTATGTGGGGGATATGGGATGAGCCTTTTATGCAGTTCTGGGCACAGAACCTGAACCGCTTTAAACAGCCTTTCTTCAGCGCTCTGTTTTCGGTATCATCGCATCATCCTTTTAAGATCCCTGAGAAGTATGAGGGTCGCTTCCCTGAGGGTACCTTGCCCGTGCACCGTGGCGTAGGGTATACGGATTTTTCGCTGAAGCAGTTTTTTAAAACGGCGTCGCGTATGCCCTGGTATCGCAATACCCTCTTCGTTATTACTGCAGACCACTCTTCTGTGGCCTGGCATGAGGAATATAAAACTTCGCTTGGGGCTTATGCTGTTCCGATTATGATTTACGATCCTTCAGGGGATCTGAAAGGACGGAATGATCAACCCGTGCAACAGGCGGATATTCTGCCTACTGTGCTGAATTACCTGCATTACAAAAAGCCCTATTTTGCTTTTGGCAACGATATGATTCGTTATTCGGATGACCACCCGGTTATACACTTTACGGATGGCCTGTACCAGATCATTATGGGAGACTTTGTCCTGATGTTCGATGGAGAGAAATCGGTGGAAATGTACAATTATCGCAGCGACCGGCTGCTGTCCCGTAATATTATTAACACCGGCGACCCGATGCAGAATAAGCTTGAAATGCACGTAAAGGCTTTTATTCAGCAGTATAATGCTCATATGATCGATAATACGTTAACCGTAAATCATAATTCATCACTCAAAATTCATAATCCCTAACACGCCTTCATTTTTATGGCAACTTTTTTTTATATGGCGTAACATTTGTTGTTGGTTTAACGTTAAAATACTGTTACTAACGTAATTATTAACCATTTAAAACAAGCCCCATGACATCTGTTATCATATTAATTACTGTTACATATATCTGGTTGTACGAGGAGCTGATGCATGCATGGCCTGACCCTGAAGAGGAAGAGGAGTTCTGACGGGAGTTGAAGGTTCAGAGTTGAAAGTTGAGGGTTCTCGGATGAAAGTACTTAATAGCGGAAAGCCATTGAGAGTTGAAGGTTCAGGGTTGAAAGTTGAAGGCCCCTTAAAGCTAATTGCCCACAGCTAATCGCCTTTAAAGCGAAAAGCAGAAAGGTTAAAGCAAATTGCCCAACGCTAATAGCCAATAGCCAATAGCAATATTTGATAGCTTTTTTAAAGTTTAAAGCGTTAAGTTTAAGGCTGACTGCTTATATCTGATAGCTGTTTTTATAGTATTCCTACTATTGATAATCCCTAATGCACTCGCTAAGTTTGGTGATGGAAAAGCAAGCAGGATGAAACCTGTTTGTTCTTCCTATATAAATTAACGCTATCAGAGTTTATAGGCGCTTGTTGTTTACACAACGAGCGCTGTTAGGCTCACCTGGCAGGGCAAAGGAGTTTTGCCCTTTCTTACTTATCAAAATGAAATATGACCTGATATCATAAATAGATTATAACTGAAGTAGGTTGGTTTTGACGCAGAAAATTTGCTGGTTCTGTCCCGAATTTTGACAGCGGAGCCCCGAAAACTGACAATTTATCCTGAAAGCTGGTTTGACGTTTCCTAACTTAATGGTTTTATATTATCTTGCATTTACTGTAAAGGCTTACAGGTTAGTAGAATTGAGCTTTGAAATTCTAAATGTAAGATTTCTATGAAAAATACAACGAAGATAATAATCGTCGCCCTCTCAGTTTTATGCATACTCTCTATCAGACTAAATGTAAGTACCTTAGCAACTATTAAAAGGTTGAAGGCCGATCAGCAAAACAAGGCAGATTCTATTCGGATCTTGAAAAGACAGATCGCCAATCTGAAATTTAGCTTAGGAGGACAGGAATAAGAATTTTAATGAAAGTTATTGAACATACCGGTGTGCAATGCGTAATATAAAATCGAAAGTAATACGTTTTGCCATCGCCGATAGCGATCCCGTATTCAGACAAGTATTGGTGTCGTATTTATGTGCTTCTTTAGAGCGAAAAGTGATCTTTTGCGCTTCAAACGGCAGGGAGCTTTTTGAGAAAACCAAAATGCTGGGCACAGATATACTGATCGTCAATTTGTTTATGCCGGTATTAAATGGTATAGAAAGTGTTCAGCTGATCAGAAAGCTTAATAAGAACGTAAAAATTCTCGCTGTGAGTTCTGTTTTTCAGCCAGAGCTTTTGCCCTTGCTGCAGCGCTATGGAGTTAGTGGTTATTGCT
The window above is part of the Arcticibacter tournemirensis genome. Proteins encoded here:
- a CDS encoding LTA synthase family protein — translated: MERQIFKGLRGLGQNIYISLLLKLLLVAALYTVCRIAYYLFNTSLFPAIDAGAFLLILAGGLKFDISAILYTNSLYIASQIIPFKFRHHPLYQKITAGIFYVVNGLALVANIADIAYYPFTLKRTTFTVFSQFSGEQNRLRLLSRFLFDYWYLLLLLVVLVMAMVWLYKRIGKHKVTFRNPVAYYLSSLLMIPVVAGLFIAGARGGFRHSTRPITLSNAGEYVENPAEQNIVLNTPFALLRTIKTKSLKKEQFFSQQQLDSLYNPLKAPDSSAAPFIKKNVVVILLESFSREYLGGFNRDLEGGKYKGYTPFLDSLMERSLVFTNAYANGRKSIEGLPSVLASIPGIQEPFVLSDYSYNRINSFGNLLSAEGYHTSFFHGAPNGSMGFSSFVKMAGIKNYYGMTEYDNDDDFDGMWGIWDEPFMQFWAQNLNRFKQPFFSALFSVSSHHPFKIPEKYEGRFPEGTLPVHRGVGYTDFSLKQFFKTASRMPWYRNTLFVITADHSSVAWHEEYKTSLGAYAVPIMIYDPSGDLKGRNDQPVQQADILPTVLNYLHYKKPYFAFGNDMIRYSDDHPVIHFTDGLYQIIMGDFVLMFDGEKSVEMYNYRSDRLLSRNIINTGDPMQNKLEMHVKAFIQQYNAHMIDNTLTVNHNSSLKIHNP